One part of the Cyprinus carpio isolate SPL01 chromosome A25, ASM1834038v1, whole genome shotgun sequence genome encodes these proteins:
- the LOC122134125 gene encoding leucine-rich repeat-containing protein 4C-like produces the protein MINKMTSSLMQQTMRGPRWNRALSDPLFVLSLALQLLVVAGLVRAQTCPSVCSCSNQFSKVICTRRGLRDVPDGISTNTRYLNLQENLIQVIKVDSFKHLRHLEILQLSKNNIRNIEIGAFNGLANLNTLELFENRLTTIPNGAFEYLSKLKELWLRNNPIESIPSYAFNRVPSLRRLDLGELKRLSYISEGAFEGLSNLRYLNLGMCNLKEIPNLIPLVRLDELEMSGNQLSIVKPGSFKGLVHLQKLWMMHAQIQTIERNAFDDLQSLVELNLAHNNLTLLPHDLFTPLHHLERVHLHHNPWNCNCDILWLSWWLKEMVPANTSCCARCASPTSHKGRYIGELDQNYFNCYAPVIVEPPADLNVTEGMAAELKCRANSLTSVSWITPNGSIMTHGAYKVRISVLNDGTLNFTNVTMQDMGTYTCMVSNSAGNTTASATLNVSSTENSSFSYFTTVTVETTEAAHDEGNPTVQPKGGPTPSSGIWETLPPSFTTTTTTTARTPLSTKATDKTYTIPVTDGSLNTLDEVMKTTKIIIGCFVAITLMAAVMLIIFYKMRKQHHQQNHHAPTRTIEIINMDEDCVTGGPTMEGHLTLPPLEHEHLNHYNAYKTAYNHASTINSIHSSAHEPLLIRASSKDNVQETQI, from the coding sequence GGTGGAACCGGGCCCTGTCCGACCCATTGTTCGTGCTGTCGCTGGCCCTGCAGCTTCTGGTGGTGGCAGGCCTGGTACGAGCACAGACATGCCCCTCTGTCTGCTCTTGTAGCAACCAGTTCAGCAAGGTCATCTGTACGCGACGTGGCCTTCGTGATGTACCCGATGGTATTTCCACCAACACAAGGTACCTGAACCTTCAGGAGAACCTCATCCAGGTGATCAAGGTTGACAGCTTCAAGCATCTAAGGCACTTGGAGATCCTGCAGCTCAGCAAGAACAACATCCGCAACATTGAAATCGGAGCTTTCAATGGGCTGGCCAACCTCAACACTCTAGAGCTCTTCGAAAATCGTCTAACCACAATCCCCAATGGGGCTTTCGAGTACCTGTCCAAACTTAAAGAGCTTTGGTTGAGGAATAACCCTATCGAGAGTATACCCTCTTATGCCTTCAACCGTGTACCATCACTGCGAAGGCTGGACTTGGGTGAGCTGAAAAGGCTCTCTTATATCTCAGAAGGTGCCTTTGAAGGCCTCAGCAACCTGCGGTACCTGAACCTGGGCATGTGCAACTTGAAGGAGATCCCCAACCTCATTCCTCTTGTCCGTTTGGATGAGTTGGAGATGTCAGGAAACCAGCTGTCTATAGTTAAGCCAGGGTCTTTCAAAGGCCTCGTCCACTTACAAAAACTGTGGATGATGCATGCGCAGATCCAGACAATTGAAAGAAATGCCTTTGATGATCTTCAGTCCCTTGTGGAGCTCAATTTGGCCCACAATAACCTTACCCTCCTGCCCCATGACCTCTTCACCCCACTACACCACTTGGAGAGGGTGCACTTGCATCACAACCCCTGGAACTGCAACTGTGACATCCTCTGGCTCAGTTGGTGGCTAAAGGAGATGGTACCGGCCAATACCAGTTGCTGTGCCCGCTGTGCATCACCTACCAGCCACAAAGGGCGCTACATTGGTGAACTCGACcagaattattttaattgttatgcaCCGGTGATCGTGGAGCCACCAGCAGACTTGAACGTGACTGAGGGCATGGCAGCAGAACTCAAATGTCGAGCGAATTCTTTGACCTCAGTCAGCTGGATCACGCCCAATGGGTCCATCATGACGCACGGGGCGTACAAGGTACGCATTTCCGTGCTCAATGATGGGACTTTAAACTTTACCAACGTCACAATGCAGGACATGGGAACGTACACTTGTATGGTGAGCAACTCTGCAGGCAACACGACAGCCTCGGCTACACTCAACGTGTCCTCGACAGAGAACAGCAGCTTCAGTTACTTCACTACAGTTACCGTGGAGACCACAGAAGCGGCACACGATGAGGGCAACCCTACAGTACAGCCGAAGGGTGGCCCTACTCCTTCTTCTGGAATTTGGGAGACCTTACCACCTtccttcaccaccaccaccaccacaacagCACGGACACCACTGTCCACCAAGGCTACCGACAAGACCTACACCATCCCTGTCACTGATGGCTCCCTCAACACCTTGGATGAGGTCATGAAGACCACAAAGATCATCATAGGTTGCTTTGTAGCCATCACCCTGATGGCGGCCGTCATGCtgatcatattttataaaatgcgcaaacagcatcaccagcagAACCACCATGCACCTACGCGAACCATCGAGATTATCAACATGGACGAGGATTGTGTAACGGGTGGACCTACCATGGAGGGCCACCTCACCCTCCCCCCACTGGAGCATGAGCACCTGAATCATTACAACGCCTACAAGACTGCGTACAACCATGCCTCCACTATCAATTCTATACACAGCTCTGCCCACGAACCTTTGCTAATTCGGGCCAGCTCAAAAGACAATGTACAAGAAACCCAGATCTGA